Within Pseudomonas tructae, the genomic segment TAACCCGCTGCCCGTGGGGGAGCCGACGTTTCACTTGGCACTGGGGACCTTTCCTGCTTTCACGATGGACTATTTGAGCTGGATGCTGAAGCAACTGCCCGCGTTCGTGGGGGCGCGACAATCGCTTGTCGGCTGGGAGAGTGACCGAAACAACCTGGCTGCAGTCGCTCGCTGCATCAGTAGCTTTGTTGCGGAGCCTGATAATTATCGTACTTTTATGGATGAGTTTGTTGGTGCGACGCGTGTGGAGTCAAGCCTGGCAATGGAAATGCTGGGCGATCCGAATTGCCCTGTGGTACCGGATGACGCGAGAGTCAGACTGTGTGCCAGTAGGCCGTACGGTCTTGCAGACAACTATGTGATTGCCAACGGCACCAAGCTGAAGTTGGACGAGCAAGGTGGGCGTTTGATCAATCACATTGCGCATCAACCGGGCATCAGCTTGGGAACCTTATGTGCGGATTTTCCGGAATTGGATGCCGTTGCGTTGCGTAAGCTGATTACCGGTCTGTGCCGTCAGGATGTGCTGGAGTTAACGCCTTATTGACCGCGCACTGCCGCCTCGGGGTATATCGATTCATGAGAGTAACATTGCAAGCAGAAAGTTCGGAGTGTGGCCTGGCTTGTTTGGTCATGGTGGCCGGGTTTCACGGTCTGTACCTTGATTTGATGAATATGCGCCGGCGCTTTTCGGTCTCGATCAAGGGTATCAGCCTGACTCAATTAATACAGTACGCAGAACATCTGGAATTTTCCTGTCGGCCGTTGCGTCTTGAATTAGACGATATGTCAAAACTCCGGACGCCTTGTATTTTGCATTGGAATATGAATCATTTTGTTGTGTTGGAGCGGGTTCGCGACCGATGCGTCTATATCCTCGATCCGGCGGTGGGTTGTCGAAAACTCACCCTGGCTGAAATCAGTACTCACTTTACTGGCGTAGCGCTTGAGTTGATCCCAACCGCCAAGTTTCGTCCGACACGACACAAAGCTCGTATCAGATTGACCGAGCTGACCGGGCGGATGACCGGTTTCAAACGAGCATTGGGCAATATCTTTCTACTCGCCCTGGCACTTGAGCTGGTTGCCTTGACGGTACCTCAAGTTACGCAGTGGGTCGTCGACGTAGCGTTAGTCTCTGCTGATTATGATCTGCTGCTATTGGCGGTCTTGGGTGGCTGCTGGTTGATGGCAACCGACTTTATCTTGCGTATGGGCCAGGGTTGGATGGCGCTGCGCTTGAACCAGCAATTGATGCTGCAATGGACGGCAAACCTGTTCAGTCATCTGTTGCGATTGCCATGGCCCTTTTTCGAGAAACGACAACTCGGGGATATCTCCGCGCGCTTCCAGTCGCTGGGCGCGATTCGGAATGTACTGACCAATGGTGCTATCACCGCAGTACTTGACGGGCTGGTAGTACTGATTACCTTGGGCATGATGTGGCTCTATAGCTCAAGCTTGGCGGGAATCGTTCTGGTCGCGCTGGTCTTGTATGCCTCGTTGCGGATGATTTTTTACCGGCCTCTACGCAATGCTTCAGAGGAACGTATTGTTCTGGCGGCCAGAGAAAATTCCTATTTTCTGGAGACAATCCGCGCCGCCTTGCCGCTCAAACTGTTCAACGTCACTTCACTACGCCTGGCGACCTGGCAAAACCTGGTTGTGGATGTGCAGAACCGGGACGTAACCACCCAGAAAATGCAACTGACTTTCGCCTGCTTCAATACCTTGATCTTCGGTCTGGAGGGCATGTTGTTGCTGTACGTCGGCGGCACGCTCGTGCTGGGTGGCGGGATGTCGCTCGGGATGTTGTTGGCGTTCATTGCATACAAGAGCCAATTCACCGCGCGTGCGAGTAAGTTAATCGACCTCGGCGTCGAGCTTCGAATGCTTTCACTGCATGCCGAACGTTTGGCTGATATTGCGCTTGAGCAGACGGAGCCACAAAGTCTGGTGGAAACCGACGTGAGTCGGCTCGAGCCTCGAATTGAGTTCAGAGGCGTATCTTTCCGCTATGCCGAAGGTGAGCCCTGGATTCTACGAAGCTTGTCGATTGTCATTGAGGCGGGAGACTCCGTGGCAATTGTGGGGCGTTCGGGGTGTGGCAAAACGACGATGTTCAAGCTCATGATCGGCATACTCAGCCCCACTGAGGGGGAGATTCTGGTTGGCGGCATACCCCTCCGGCAATTGGGGTTGCCGGTATTACGCAGCCTGGTGGGGGCAGTTATGCAGGAGGATCATCTGCTGGCAGGTTCGTTATCAGAAAACATTGCATGCTTCGACCCAGAAGCGAGCCAGAGTCGGGTAGAGGAAGTCGCGCGGCAAGCCAATATTCATCAGGCTATTGTGCGCATGCCTATGGGTTACCAGACCCTGGTCGCTGAAATGGGCACTGGCCTTTCGGGTGGGCAGAAACAACGTGTGCTGTTGGCGCGAGCGTTGTATCGACAGCCGAAGATCCTGGCACTGGACGAGGCCACCAGTCACCTGGACATTCACAGTGAGCAGCATGTTGTGCGGGCCTTGCATGGAATGGCGGCTACACGCATCGCCATCGCTCATCGCCGCGAAACTGTCGCTCTGGCAAAACGACTGATCTGTCTGGAAAAGGGAGAAGTTGCCGAGGACGTCCGTCTGGATCAACTGCCATGAGGTGGCTCCAGTGGTTCTGTGTATCTCTAGCCATTATCACTCCGCAGGGCGCAGCACGGGCCGACGAGTTGATGAGGCACTACCGGAATGCGCTGGCGTACGACGCTCAGTTTTCCGCAGCTCGGGCTTTGAGTCAGGCGCGGGATGAGGAGCCGGCTCTTGCGCTTTCGGCTCTGCTTCCGAGCATTTCTCTGGATGCGCAAGTCAATTGGAGTCAAGCCTGGAGTCAGACCGCTGACGCTAGTCTTAAGCATCGTCGGCAGACGAATAGCTATGGAGTCCAGCTCCGGCAGCCAGTTTTTCGTTGGCAGAGTTGGGTGCAGTATCAGCAAGGGCAACAACAGCAGGCCCTTGGGCGTTTGCAACTTGGGGTTGCTGCTCAGGCGCTGATAGTGCGTGTGGCGAAAGCCTATTTTGATGTGCTGAGTGCCAATGAGGTGCTTGGGGTGCTGAGTCGGCAGCGTGAAGTGGACGCCGAGCAACTGGCTGGAGCAAAAAAGCAATTCGAGTTGGGCGGCGTCAGTATTGCTGATGTGCATGAGGCGCGGGCCAGTTTTGATCTTGTATCCGCGCGCCTTGTCGCAGCCCGGAGTGCGCTTGGCCTGGCTTGTCATGAGTTGAGTCGGATCACGGGGGTTCCAGTGGGGGCGTTGCGTGGAGGCGCGAGCCGGCTGGGACCGGTGCGGCTGTTGCCTGCAGAGGCCGATGTCTGGGTAGTCTCTGCCATGCGAAACAGCCTTGAGGTCCAGGTGCAGGAAG encodes:
- a CDS encoding TolC family outer membrane protein; amino-acid sequence: MRHYRNALAYDAQFSAARALSQARDEEPALALSALLPSISLDAQVNWSQAWSQTADASLKHRRQTNSYGVQLRQPVFRWQSWVQYQQGQQQQALGRLQLGVAAQALIVRVAKAYFDVLSANEVLGVLSRQREVDAEQLAGAKKQFELGGVSIADVHEARASFDLVSARLVAARSALGLACHELSRITGVPVGALRGGASRLGPVRLLPAEADVWVVSAMRNSLEVQVQEVLVAVAKYEVQSRKAEHLPSVDLVASKNVQQAPNAGIERGGAANIGLRMSMPLYAGGGTSAGVRKAKALAARAEYELEDARRAAASLAREAWAGVIDGNEQVRALEAAKISAESALAANQLGYKVGVRTGRDVLEMQSQYSETLQRLSSARFGTLLAQLRLKAAVGALSEADLAEVSGLLFQKT
- a CDS encoding peptidase domain-containing ABC transporter — translated: MQAESSECGLACLVMVAGFHGLYLDLMNMRRRFSVSIKGISLTQLIQYAEHLEFSCRPLRLELDDMSKLRTPCILHWNMNHFVVLERVRDRCVYILDPAVGCRKLTLAEISTHFTGVALELIPTAKFRPTRHKARIRLTELTGRMTGFKRALGNIFLLALALELVALTVPQVTQWVVDVALVSADYDLLLLAVLGGCWLMATDFILRMGQGWMALRLNQQLMLQWTANLFSHLLRLPWPFFEKRQLGDISARFQSLGAIRNVLTNGAITAVLDGLVVLITLGMMWLYSSSLAGIVLVALVLYASLRMIFYRPLRNASEERIVLAARENSYFLETIRAALPLKLFNVTSLRLATWQNLVVDVQNRDVTTQKMQLTFACFNTLIFGLEGMLLLYVGGTLVLGGGMSLGMLLAFIAYKSQFTARASKLIDLGVELRMLSLHAERLADIALEQTEPQSLVETDVSRLEPRIEFRGVSFRYAEGEPWILRSLSIVIEAGDSVAIVGRSGCGKTTMFKLMIGILSPTEGEILVGGIPLRQLGLPVLRSLVGAVMQEDHLLAGSLSENIACFDPEASQSRVEEVARQANIHQAIVRMPMGYQTLVAEMGTGLSGGQKQRVLLARALYRQPKILALDEATSHLDIHSEQHVVRALHGMAATRIAIAHRRETVALAKRLICLEKGEVAEDVRLDQLP